A stretch of Carnobacterium iners DNA encodes these proteins:
- a CDS encoding MFS transporter gives MTKSSSLSLRYSSLQGIYWMCFCAVYGFASVFLLEKNFENQGIGFILAAANILSVILQPTLGSFIDRLDKLTLKFVISSITIATLLLLILLSFLSSFVLLDAFLYTLIVSLTLTLQPLINSLAFEHINAGAALNYGLTRGVGSLSFGITSFFLGQLLSRYDARILPIICLGLFFLLLILILSFPSLTHEHSSSTVPVYPNKKLPVQENTFTFIKKYNRFGILLIGIAFLFLFHTIVNTYLVQIVKSLGGDDSDFGLALTIATVCELPAMLGFGYLQQKFKSGKMLIFAGIFFVIRSFAFLFSTSLWMLVIAQLLQGLAFAVYTPAISYYVNKLMSNYDKIKGQTFVVGAATLGSVFGSIIAGGLLDSAGITVMLSVGSLAAFIGSILIIFSVRTDI, from the coding sequence TTGACTAAATCATCGAGTTTAAGCTTACGTTATTCTAGTTTACAAGGGATTTACTGGATGTGCTTTTGTGCTGTATACGGATTTGCTTCTGTCTTTTTATTAGAGAAAAATTTCGAAAATCAAGGCATTGGGTTTATTTTAGCAGCAGCAAATATTCTTTCCGTTATTCTACAGCCAACGTTAGGTTCTTTCATTGACCGTTTAGATAAACTAACCTTAAAATTTGTTATCTCATCGATTACTATCGCAACACTACTACTATTAATCCTACTATCTTTTTTATCTAGCTTTGTACTATTGGATGCTTTTCTTTATACGTTGATTGTTTCATTAACATTAACCTTACAACCTTTAATCAATTCTTTAGCTTTTGAGCATATTAATGCAGGAGCAGCTCTTAATTATGGTTTAACTAGAGGAGTGGGTTCCCTTAGTTTTGGTATCACTTCATTTTTTTTAGGACAACTATTAAGCCGTTATGACGCTAGAATTCTTCCAATTATCTGCTTGGGACTCTTTTTCTTATTATTGATATTAATTTTAAGTTTTCCTAGTCTAACTCATGAGCATTCCTCTTCAACTGTACCTGTCTACCCTAATAAGAAATTACCTGTTCAAGAAAACACATTCACCTTTATTAAAAAATATAATCGTTTTGGGATACTTTTAATCGGAATTGCCTTTCTTTTTCTTTTTCATACCATCGTGAATACCTATCTTGTTCAAATCGTCAAGAGTCTAGGTGGGGACGATAGTGATTTTGGCTTAGCTCTTACTATTGCGACCGTTTGTGAATTGCCAGCTATGCTAGGCTTTGGTTATTTACAACAGAAATTTAAAAGTGGTAAGATGTTAATATTCGCAGGAATCTTTTTCGTTATCCGTAGCTTTGCCTTTTTATTTTCTACTTCTCTTTGGATGCTAGTTATTGCTCAATTACTTCAGGGACTAGCTTTTGCTGTCTACACTCCTGCTATTTCTTATTATGTAAATAAGTTAATGAGCAACTATGATAAAATTAAAGGACAAACCTTTGTTGTAGGCGCAGCAACACTCGGCAGTGTTTTTGGTAGTATTATTGCCGGCGGATTATTGGACTCTGCAGGTATAACAGTCATGTTGTCTGTCGGTAGTCTCGCAGCTTTCATAGGCAGTATACTCATTATTTTTTCTGTTCGTACCGATATTTAA
- a CDS encoding IS3 family transposase: MAESADRGKPKSNEPTAKIIYRLREKFQLKDILMTIDYPKSTYMYWQKRFKQKDPDTELKQLILEIRDQHKDYGYRRIKAELRNRGFVVNKKRIQRIMQELNLQVTSFSRKSRKYSSYKGTVGKVTPNRISRRFDTTIPYQKITTDTTEFKYYENDPSGNLQIKKLYLDPFMDMYNKEIVSYKITKQPNGITIMEALADAIKATEKCPFRRTFHSDQGWAYQMKAYGAELRKDNIFQSMSRKGNCLDNSPIENFFGLLKQEMYYGNVFHSYRELEQEIIKYIHYYNHDRIKEKLNWMSPVHYREHHFSPSLVA, from the coding sequence ATTGCGGAGTCTGCAGACCGAGGAAAACCAAAATCAAACGAACCAACTGCAAAAATTATCTACAGACTCCGAGAAAAATTCCAATTAAAAGATATCTTAATGACTATTGATTATCCTAAATCAACCTACATGTATTGGCAAAAACGTTTTAAACAGAAGGATCCAGATACAGAGTTAAAGCAACTTATATTAGAAATACGGGACCAACACAAAGATTACGGTTACCGTCGTATAAAGGCAGAATTAAGAAATCGTGGTTTCGTTGTAAATAAAAAGAGAATTCAACGCATTATGCAGGAACTAAACTTACAAGTTACTTCTTTTTCTCGTAAATCACGTAAGTATAGCTCCTACAAAGGAACGGTTGGAAAAGTTACTCCTAATCGTATCAGCCGCAGATTTGATACAACTATCCCCTATCAAAAGATAACGACGGATACAACAGAATTTAAGTATTACGAAAATGATCCATCTGGGAATCTGCAGATAAAAAAATTATACCTTGATCCTTTTATGGACATGTATAATAAGGAGATAGTCAGCTATAAAATCACAAAACAACCGAATGGTATCACTATTATGGAGGCTTTAGCCGATGCTATTAAAGCAACTGAAAAGTGTCCATTTAGACGAACTTTCCATTCTGATCAGGGTTGGGCATACCAAATGAAGGCCTACGGCGCTGAGCTGAGAAAAGATAATATATTCCAAAGTATGTCTAGAAAAGGGAATTGTCTTGATAATTCTCCAATAGAAAATTTCTTTGGACTACTAAAACAGGAAATGTATTATGGAAATGTTTTTCATAGTTATAGAGAGCTGGAACAAGAAATCATCAAATATATTCACTATTATAATCACGATCGCATAAAAGAGAAGTTAAATTGGATGAGCCCAGTTCATTATCGGGAACATCATTTCTCTCCTTCTCTAGTAGCTTAA
- a CDS encoding helix-turn-helix domain-containing protein, with the protein MAKYSFEFKLTVVKSYLDGAGGYKFLAKKYGIPGKSGSQLKIWVANYRQFGEDGLIRSKKDNHYSVQFKIDTIELYLTTEISYQQLALKLKINNPSLIANWVRAFHAEGIEGLSKPKGRPAKMKNKNTNQLNKNSPIKSTDKNSERIKELENQVLSLEIQNAFLKELRSLQTEENQNQTNQLQKLSTDSEKNSN; encoded by the coding sequence ATGGCAAAATATAGTTTCGAATTTAAGCTAACGGTTGTTAAGAGTTATTTAGATGGAGCTGGTGGATACAAGTTTTTGGCTAAAAAATATGGTATCCCAGGAAAAAGTGGATCCCAACTCAAAATATGGGTCGCTAATTATAGACAATTCGGTGAGGATGGGCTAATCAGAAGTAAAAAAGACAATCATTATTCTGTTCAATTCAAGATAGATACGATAGAGTTGTATCTAACTACTGAGATATCCTATCAGCAGCTTGCATTGAAGCTCAAGATAAACAACCCATCCTTAATCGCTAATTGGGTAAGGGCATTTCATGCCGAAGGCATTGAAGGACTCTCAAAACCGAAGGGACGTCCGGCTAAAATGAAAAATAAAAACACTAACCAACTAAATAAAAACAGCCCTATTAAATCTACTGATAAAAATTCAGAACGGATCAAAGAGCTTGAGAATCAAGTATTATCTTTAGAAATTCAAAATGCTTTTTTAAAAGAATTGCGGAGTCTGCAGACCGAGGAAAACCAAAATCAAACGAACCAACTGCAAAAATTATCTACAGACTCCGAGAAAAATTCCAATTAA
- a CDS encoding Y-family DNA polymerase gives MSNEEKGAMDMIQLNYSNEPRRDILCIDVKSFFASVESVKRGIHPLKSYIVVMSKPEQEGGLVLAASPKVKEEYGIKTGSRRYEIPKNSKIQIVEPRMSLYLKVNLMINDIFQEFISSEDLHIYSIDESFLDVTSSHALFGTTKEIAVKIQQEIWQRLHLVTAIGIGDNPLLAKLALDNEAKDSPNFIADWHYEDVGKTIWRIHPITEMWGVGDKTAKNLVKLGIDSVYQLSQYNVSALKRVQGVIGEQLFYHAHGIDRSILSEKYQTTSKSYGKSQILDRDYIQQAEIEVVIKEMAEQVAARLRSHDVETQVVHLTIGFSKETGEKGFSHQLKVFPTAASKKITETCLYLFRAYYQQEPVRQISISCGKIQAKTDLQLDLFEPAEQTIRKEKIDQIIDLVRNKYGYTSLVHASSLTSGATAIKRNGLVGGHKG, from the coding sequence TTGTCTAATGAAGAAAAAGGAGCGATGGATATGATTCAATTGAATTATTCAAATGAGCCTCGAAGAGATATCTTATGTATTGATGTAAAGTCTTTTTTTGCGTCTGTTGAATCTGTTAAAAGGGGTATTCATCCATTAAAGTCGTATATAGTGGTTATGAGTAAACCTGAGCAAGAAGGTGGTTTAGTCTTAGCTGCTTCCCCAAAAGTAAAGGAAGAATATGGTATTAAGACCGGTTCACGACGCTATGAAATTCCAAAAAATTCAAAAATTCAAATTGTTGAGCCAAGAATGAGTTTATATTTAAAAGTAAACTTAATGATAAATGATATTTTTCAAGAATTTATCTCAAGTGAAGATTTACATATTTACAGCATTGATGAATCTTTTTTAGATGTAACCTCTTCTCATGCACTATTTGGTACAACAAAAGAAATTGCAGTGAAAATCCAACAAGAGATTTGGCAAAGATTACATTTAGTAACGGCAATTGGAATAGGTGATAATCCTTTATTGGCTAAATTAGCACTAGACAATGAAGCAAAAGATAGTCCGAATTTTATAGCTGATTGGCATTATGAAGATGTTGGGAAAACAATTTGGCGTATTCATCCTATTACAGAAATGTGGGGTGTAGGTGATAAGACAGCAAAGAATTTAGTTAAATTAGGTATTGATTCTGTTTATCAATTATCTCAATACAATGTATCTGCTTTGAAACGAGTTCAAGGAGTAATAGGAGAACAACTTTTTTATCATGCTCATGGAATTGATCGAAGCATTCTATCAGAAAAGTATCAGACAACGTCTAAGTCTTATGGAAAAAGCCAAATTTTAGATCGAGATTATATTCAGCAAGCAGAAATTGAAGTAGTTATCAAAGAAATGGCTGAACAAGTAGCTGCTCGTCTTCGAAGCCATGATGTTGAGACCCAAGTAGTTCACTTAACGATTGGCTTTTCAAAGGAAACTGGTGAGAAAGGATTCAGTCATCAACTAAAAGTTTTTCCAACAGCGGCTAGTAAAAAAATAACGGAGACTTGCTTATATTTATTTAGAGCTTATTACCAACAAGAACCAGTGAGACAAATTTCTATTAGCTGTGGAAAAATACAAGCTAAGACAGATTTACAATTAGATTTATTTGAGCCAGCAGAACAGACTATCCGAAAAGAAAAGATTGATCAAATTATTGATTTAGTTCGCAATAAGTACGGATACACTTCTTTAGTGCATGCTAGCAGTTTAACTTCCGGTGCAACAGCTATCAAAAGAAATGGACTAGTTGGTGGACATAAGGGCTAA
- a CDS encoding 1-phosphofructokinase family hexose kinase — protein sequence MIYTITLNPAIDRLLFLEDTLIKGKNNRLQEITYDLGGKGHHGSYAMSQLEIKNQALGFCGTTNKGKLEKILTEKGINHDLVDVYGKSTRESYVILETGVSGSILITEKGFRVTNYDKESLNEQIERKVNATDIVLIAGSLPLGYELRDLAELLSQLKKIGCFIACDLSGEALKKAVELEVNFIKPNRFEIQELISSKNNLLDNLKELAKKVEYIIVSQGSEGSICSHAGDFYQVTTPKVAAVNDTGAGDCFVGSFLSGLSLGKPLTECLSFASACAASKVQHNDSTTFSVKEARILQKKVTVKKL from the coding sequence ATGATTTACACTATTACGTTAAATCCAGCGATTGATCGCTTATTATTTCTTGAAGATACATTAATAAAAGGGAAAAATAATCGCCTTCAAGAAATTACGTATGATCTAGGAGGCAAAGGGCATCATGGTTCCTATGCAATGAGTCAATTAGAGATAAAAAATCAGGCTCTTGGTTTTTGTGGAACGACAAACAAAGGTAAGTTAGAAAAAATTCTAACAGAAAAAGGGATTAATCATGATTTAGTTGACGTCTACGGTAAATCTACGAGAGAAAGTTACGTTATCTTAGAGACAGGTGTTAGTGGAAGTATCTTAATAACAGAAAAAGGCTTTCGAGTAACAAACTATGATAAAGAGTCGTTAAATGAACAGATAGAAAGAAAAGTGAACGCAACAGATATCGTATTGATTGCTGGTTCATTACCACTTGGATATGAGTTACGAGATTTAGCAGAATTATTAAGCCAATTAAAAAAAATTGGTTGCTTTATTGCGTGTGACTTATCAGGAGAAGCTTTGAAAAAAGCAGTAGAGCTGGAAGTCAATTTTATTAAGCCTAATCGTTTTGAAATCCAAGAACTCATTTCTTCAAAAAATAATCTACTAGATAACTTAAAAGAGCTAGCTAAAAAGGTCGAATATATTATTGTTTCTCAAGGAAGCGAAGGAAGTATTTGTAGTCATGCAGGAGATTTTTATCAAGTGACAACCCCTAAAGTTGCAGCAGTGAATGATACAGGAGCTGGTGATTGTTTCGTAGGATCTTTTTTATCTGGTTTATCGCTGGGCAAGCCATTAACTGAGTGTCTGTCCTTTGCAAGTGCTTGCGCAGCAAGTAAAGTTCAACACAATGACAGTACAACTTTCAGTGTTAAAGAAGCAAGAATTTTACAAAAAAAAGTAACGGTTAAAAAATTATAG
- the glmS gene encoding glutamine--fructose-6-phosphate transaminase (isomerizing) — MCGIVAYIGNKNAKSILLQGLEKLEYRGYDSSGIFVVDEHKNGHLFKEKGRIADLKKIIETDTFCTSGIGHTRWATHGRPSVKNAHPHQDSENRFTIVHNGVIENFQELKDTYLADISLTSDTDTEIIVQLISYFVKKEQTNTFEAFKKTISKLKGSYALALIDSNQPDIIYAAKNKSPLLIGKGESFSAVCSDAMAMVQETNQFIELMDGELVTLTRDEIKIETQDGTVIHRTPYTAEINLGDLDLGTYPYYMAKEIDEQPAVLRKIIQAYQNEQGQFELDKTIISSIENSDRIYIVACGTSYNAGWVGKQLLETIAHIPTEVHLASEFGYNMPILTKKPFFIFLSQSGETADSRQVLVKINAMGFPSLTLTNVAGSTLSREADFTLLLHAGPEIAVASTKAYTAQITVLTALSETIARENGVAGDGNMAHELGIVATGMERILSEKTAIEQLATDFLSTSRNAFYIGRGIDYYVVMEAALKLKEVSYVQTEGFAAGELKHGTIALIEENTPVIAIITNKATAGHTRGNVQEVSARGAHTLVIAMEGLEQQNDQIVLPEVHPLLTPLVSVVPTQLLAYYTSLHRGNDVDKPRNLAKSVTVE; from the coding sequence ATGTGTGGAATTGTAGCTTATATTGGTAACAAGAATGCTAAATCTATTTTATTACAAGGATTAGAAAAATTAGAATATCGAGGTTATGACTCTTCTGGTATTTTTGTAGTAGATGAACATAAAAATGGTCATCTATTTAAAGAAAAAGGAAGAATTGCTGATTTAAAAAAAATCATTGAAACAGATACATTCTGCACTTCAGGAATTGGGCATACGCGTTGGGCAACTCATGGTCGTCCAAGTGTCAAAAATGCTCATCCACATCAGGATAGTGAAAATCGATTCACTATTGTGCATAATGGTGTTATTGAAAATTTTCAAGAACTTAAAGATACTTACTTAGCAGATATTTCTTTAACAAGTGATACAGACACTGAAATCATCGTTCAACTTATCTCGTACTTTGTTAAAAAGGAACAGACTAATACGTTCGAAGCTTTTAAAAAAACTATTTCTAAATTAAAAGGCTCTTATGCTTTAGCTTTAATTGATAGCAATCAACCTGATATTATTTATGCTGCTAAAAATAAAAGTCCTTTATTAATTGGAAAAGGAGAAAGTTTTAGTGCTGTATGTAGCGATGCTATGGCTATGGTTCAAGAAACAAATCAATTTATTGAATTGATGGATGGTGAATTGGTTACATTAACTCGCGATGAAATTAAAATAGAAACTCAAGATGGAACTGTTATTCATCGTACTCCTTATACGGCAGAAATTAATCTGGGTGATTTAGACTTAGGAACTTACCCTTATTACATGGCAAAAGAAATAGATGAACAACCAGCTGTTCTTCGAAAAATTATTCAAGCTTACCAAAATGAGCAAGGTCAGTTCGAATTAGATAAAACCATTATTTCTAGTATAGAAAATAGCGACCGCATATACATTGTTGCTTGCGGGACAAGTTATAATGCAGGTTGGGTTGGAAAGCAATTATTAGAAACAATAGCACACATTCCAACTGAGGTTCATTTAGCAAGTGAATTTGGCTATAATATGCCTATTTTAACCAAAAAACCATTCTTTATTTTCTTATCACAAAGTGGTGAAACCGCTGATAGTAGGCAAGTTTTAGTTAAGATTAATGCTATGGGTTTCCCTTCATTAACCTTAACTAACGTAGCTGGATCTACGTTATCTAGAGAAGCTGATTTCACGTTATTACTTCATGCCGGCCCTGAAATTGCTGTCGCATCAACAAAAGCTTATACTGCTCAAATCACTGTTTTAACAGCTTTATCTGAAACTATCGCAAGAGAAAATGGCGTTGCTGGAGATGGCAACATGGCCCATGAACTTGGAATTGTGGCCACAGGAATGGAAAGGATTCTTTCTGAAAAAACAGCTATTGAACAGCTCGCAACAGATTTTCTAAGTACCAGTCGCAATGCTTTTTATATTGGACGAGGGATAGACTATTACGTTGTTATGGAAGCTGCACTAAAATTAAAAGAAGTCTCTTACGTTCAAACAGAAGGGTTTGCTGCTGGAGAATTAAAACACGGCACAATTGCTCTAATAGAAGAAAATACTCCTGTAATAGCAATAATTACGAATAAAGCAACTGCTGGTCATACAAGAGGAAATGTTCAAGAAGTAAGTGCTCGTGGAGCCCATACATTAGTTATCGCCATGGAAGGATTAGAACAGCAAAACGACCAAATCGTCCTACCAGAAGTTCATCCATTGCTTACTCCATTAGTCAGCGTAGTGCCAACCCAATTGTTAGCTTACTACACTAGTCTACACCGTGGCAATGACGTCGATAAACCTAGAAATTTAGCCAAGAGTGTTACAGTAGAATAA
- a CDS encoding Na+/H+ antiporter NhaC family protein — protein MKKKIGFIAAIVLVLVLAVNADFDGGNGTEVNYGLFTLVPPVVAIILAFITKDVIISLFIGVFSGAFVLHLANQNFLVAFVQAFLSVVDYVLTSLSDPWNAGIILQVLTIGGLIALMTKIGGAKAVAAALSNKAKGPRSAQVITWILGVLMFFDDYANSLIVGPVMRPVTDERHVSREKLAFVVDATAAPIAGIALISTWVGYEVGLIKDGYEAIGQSVNAYGIFIQTLPYRFYNFLMLAFVLATALLLREFGPMLTVEKKARKNKENEFEDFTLETSKELEDMEPAEGVKLSIWNMIIPIGTLIIAAFIGFYFNGYNTIMESGESATIALLENSPISFLAIQEAFGASDASIVLFQAALLASLVAMAMGVHQKAFTWTESVAVWINGMKSLIITGAILLLAWSLSTVIGELGTAEFLVSLLSDSMPIFLLPSIIFVLGAVTSFATGTSYGTMGILMPLAIPLAAALSPDPEFVIMTSGAVLTGAIFGDHCSPISDTTILSSMGAGVDHLDHVKTQLLYALVVGLISVLFGFIPVGLGLSIWIVMPVALLVTVGVVYFFGTRVDEVAVKESVKEN, from the coding sequence ATGAAGAAGAAAATTGGGTTCATAGCGGCAATAGTATTAGTGTTAGTATTAGCCGTTAATGCAGATTTTGATGGAGGAAATGGGACAGAAGTTAATTATGGCTTATTCACGTTAGTTCCTCCAGTAGTTGCTATAATACTAGCGTTTATAACGAAAGATGTCATTATCTCTCTTTTTATAGGAGTTTTCTCGGGAGCATTTGTACTCCATTTAGCTAATCAAAATTTCCTCGTTGCTTTTGTTCAAGCCTTTTTAAGTGTAGTAGATTATGTTTTAACATCGCTGTCTGATCCTTGGAATGCTGGTATTATTTTACAAGTGCTAACTATTGGTGGATTGATTGCGCTAATGACTAAAATAGGAGGAGCTAAAGCTGTAGCAGCTGCTCTGTCAAATAAAGCTAAAGGACCTAGAAGTGCTCAAGTGATCACTTGGATTTTAGGAGTATTAATGTTTTTTGATGATTATGCTAATTCATTGATTGTAGGACCAGTTATGCGACCTGTTACAGATGAGAGACACGTTTCACGCGAAAAGCTAGCTTTTGTCGTGGATGCAACAGCTGCACCGATTGCAGGAATCGCTTTGATTTCTACATGGGTAGGGTATGAAGTAGGATTGATAAAAGATGGTTATGAAGCTATTGGCCAATCGGTAAACGCTTATGGTATTTTTATCCAAACCTTACCTTATCGATTTTATAATTTTTTAATGCTGGCTTTTGTTTTAGCAACTGCTTTATTATTAAGAGAATTTGGTCCAATGTTAACAGTAGAAAAGAAAGCCCGAAAAAATAAAGAAAATGAATTTGAGGACTTCACTTTAGAAACATCAAAAGAATTAGAAGATATGGAGCCTGCAGAAGGAGTTAAGCTATCCATTTGGAACATGATTATTCCAATTGGTACGTTGATTATTGCAGCATTTATTGGATTTTATTTTAACGGATACAATACTATTATGGAAAGTGGAGAAAGTGCAACGATTGCTCTATTAGAGAATAGTCCGATATCCTTTTTAGCTATTCAAGAAGCTTTTGGTGCATCTGATGCAAGTATTGTCTTATTTCAAGCAGCCTTATTAGCAAGTTTGGTAGCAATGGCAATGGGTGTCCATCAAAAAGCTTTCACGTGGACAGAATCGGTAGCGGTTTGGATTAATGGGATGAAATCCTTAATCATTACAGGAGCTATTTTATTATTGGCTTGGTCGTTAAGTACCGTTATTGGTGAGTTAGGTACGGCAGAATTTTTAGTTTCATTATTATCTGATTCCATGCCGATATTTTTATTGCCCTCAATTATTTTTGTTTTAGGAGCTGTTACATCGTTTGCGACAGGAACATCTTATGGCACAATGGGTATCTTGATGCCTTTAGCGATTCCATTAGCGGCAGCTTTATCACCAGATCCAGAGTTTGTTATTATGACTTCAGGAGCTGTTTTGACAGGAGCTATCTTTGGGGACCATTGCTCACCGATTTCTGACACAACTATTTTATCTTCCATGGGAGCTGGCGTAGATCATCTAGATCACGTTAAGACTCAGCTATTGTATGCATTAGTAGTTGGTTTAATTTCCGTTTTGTTTGGTTTTATCCCTGTCGGTTTAGGCTTATCCATCTGGATTGTCATGCCAGTAGCTTTACTTGTTACAGTTGGAGTTGTTTATTTCTTTGGTACACGAGTAGATGAAGTTGCGGTAAAAGAATCTGTTAAGGAAAATTAA
- a CDS encoding LacI family DNA-binding transcriptional regulator yields MANIEEVARLSNCSVTTVSRVLIHHPHVSEEKNSLF; encoded by the coding sequence GTGGCCAATATTGAAGAAGTAGCAAGACTTTCAAACTGTTCAGTAACGACAGTGTCTAGAGTATTGATTCATCATCCACATGTATCAGAAGAAAAAAACAGCCTGTTTTAG
- a CDS encoding isochorismatase family protein, with protein MNKKALIVVDVQNDFCEGGALSVTGGREVAKNVVSYIDRFSEDYSMVIGTRDFHEANNDNGGHFATPSAEPDFIDTWPVHCVQGTEGVECADARIRKTIDRHIVKGMGRPDYSGFQGVIEETGVSLEDTLRLFDIIEVDIVGIATDYCVKATALDALTAGLKVSVIASLTAAVSDGEGALIEMVAAGINVVHFEN; from the coding sequence ATGAATAAGAAGGCTTTGATTGTTGTTGATGTGCAGAATGATTTCTGCGAAGGTGGCGCTCTCAGTGTGACTGGAGGACGTGAAGTAGCCAAGAACGTTGTTAGCTATATTGATCGATTCTCTGAAGATTACTCGATGGTTATTGGTACTAGAGACTTTCATGAGGCTAATAATGATAACGGTGGGCACTTCGCAACACCATCTGCTGAGCCTGATTTCATAGACACATGGCCAGTTCACTGTGTTCAAGGAACTGAGGGTGTGGAGTGTGCTGATGCAAGGATTCGTAAAACTATTGATCGTCATATCGTCAAGGGGATGGGTCGCCCGGACTATAGTGGTTTTCAAGGAGTGATTGAAGAGACCGGTGTTTCTTTAGAAGACACACTCCGATTGTTCGACATCATAGAGGTTGATATTGTTGGAATTGCTACTGATTACTGTGTCAAGGCTACTGCTCTGGATGCGTTGACCGCTGGATTAAAAGTGTCAGTTATCGCCAGTCTTACTGCTGCTGTCAGTGATGGCGAGGGCGCCTTGATTGAGATGGTTGCAGCTGGGATCAACGTTGTACACTTTGAAAACTAA
- a CDS encoding DUF6671 family protein: MSQEEVVQSLFQNRIAILATMHKKEEVISPLLEKELGIKTIVPEGFDSDKFGTFTGDVERTGDQFEAARRKAEGAMALYSGTLAIASEGTFGPHPFVPFIPFNREIVMLIDKENGIEISGIAMTTETDFKQKVVKSFTEAYEFSLSAGFPKTGIVVKLSEHSKDLGEMIKGITIKEDLEKAVAYALEKSINNEIFIATDMRASYNPKRMKNIEAATRDLLKNIVCLCPSCQWPGYKITDRKKGLPCKWCNYPTELTLSYRYSCGRCGYNEERNYPDGIEQADPGNCQHCNP, from the coding sequence ATGAGCCAAGAAGAAGTCGTGCAGTCGCTGTTTCAAAACAGGATAGCTATCCTAGCAACGATGCACAAAAAAGAAGAAGTCATTTCACCTCTATTGGAGAAAGAGCTGGGGATTAAAACTATAGTACCAGAAGGGTTTGATTCGGATAAATTTGGTACGTTTACTGGCGATGTCGAACGAACGGGAGATCAGTTTGAAGCGGCACGACGCAAAGCTGAAGGCGCTATGGCGTTATACAGCGGGACCTTGGCTATCGCCAGTGAAGGAACATTTGGTCCTCATCCTTTTGTGCCTTTTATTCCTTTTAACCGTGAAATTGTAATGTTAATTGATAAAGAGAATGGTATTGAAATCAGTGGGATTGCAATGACTACTGAAACTGATTTCAAACAAAAGGTAGTAAAAAGTTTCACTGAAGCCTACGAATTTTCTCTATCCGCTGGTTTTCCCAAAACAGGTATAGTAGTAAAATTAAGTGAGCATTCAAAGGATTTAGGCGAAATGATCAAAGGAATTACAATAAAAGAAGACTTGGAAAAGGCAGTTGCATATGCTTTAGAGAAATCAATTAATAATGAAATTTTCATAGCAACAGATATGAGAGCGTCATACAATCCAAAGCGTATGAAAAATATCGAGGCTGCGACCAGAGATCTTTTAAAAAATATAGTGTGTCTATGCCCGAGCTGTCAGTGGCCTGGATATAAAATAACGGACAGAAAAAAAGGACTACCGTGTAAATGGTGCAATTATCCTACTGAATTGACATTGTCGTATCGTTACAGCTGCGGTAGGTGTGGCTATAATGAAGAAAGAAATTATCCTGACGGGATAGAACAAGCAGATCCGGGCAACTGTCAGCATTGCAATCCTTGA
- a CDS encoding GNAT family N-acetyltransferase yields MSLEDFDKHTTEGFNIVEEDNDKILGFTSLDSPDNFIHNLFVLPDVSGKDIGRQLVHASIQRMTKHQN; encoded by the coding sequence ATGAGTCTAGAAGATTTTGATAAGCATACTACAGAAGGATTTAATATTGTAGAAGAAGATAATGATAAAATTCTTGGTTTTACTTCTTTAGATTCACCAGATAATTTTATACATAATTTATTTGTCCTCCCTGATGTTTCAGGTAAAGATATTGGCCGTCAGCTCGTTCATGCCTCTATACAACGAATGACTAAGCATCAAAATTAA